CTGCCAGAATTTAATTTGGCCGGAGTCGAAAAATTCCTGACCTTTTTGCCTCAATATCCAATTAATGGGACTGTTGAGGCCAAAGGAGAAGTTCAAGGCTATTTAAATGATCCAAAAAATTTGAGCCTAAAATTAGAACCTTTTAGAGTGAGTCATTTTTCGTATATCCTATACAAAACAATCAACGATGTTGTGATCGAGGGTCCAATTAAAGGAAATATCCTTGGAAACATTTCAATAAAAAATCAGGTAGCAGAAAAAGGGGATATCAAGGGCTCTCTCGACGCACAAAGCATGACAATTAGGAAAAATGGAGAATCTTTAAAAATCAAAGATGAACCATTAAAAATAGATTTTGCAACCATTGTAAAAGATAAAGTGATTCAAATTCCAAATTGCAATATCAAATCACTATTAGGTCATTTAAATATAAATGGCAGACCTCCACTTTCCCTTACTGATAATTTTGAACTTAATATCATTTTGAATAGCATGAATTGGGATAGAATTAGAAATTTTTTGCCTAAAAATGAATTACTAGCAAATATAAAAAACCTTACAGGAAATGGCAAAGTCAATGTAAAAGGAAGGCTAAATCCATCAGATCTGAAAAAATCTGAAGTTAAAATTGTGAGCCAAACCCAATTTAATATAGGCGAAGTGAAACTTCCCTGGGACTTAAAAATCAACACTGACAATATAAAAAAAGAATCTAAAAATAGCACTCCTGATATTGAGAGCAAACCCTTTTTAGAAAGCATCCCTTTTCTTAGGAACTTGACAATTAATAACACCCTTCACATCGATAAAATTATTTTTAAAGATAATCAAACAATCGAAGATCTGAACCTAAATACAACTCTCAAGTCCGAATCCTTAATATTCACTGGTGCCATCAACAAATTTTTTGCAGGCACTTTAAACATTCTCAATATGACGGTTCCTCTGACTACCGCAGATCCAAAGATGGATTTCAAAGTGCATTCAAAAAGTATCAACTTAGGGCAACTCATCACCTCCATTCTTCCTGAATATAAAGAGATTATCAAAGGGTCTTCCTCTCTCAATGCAGAGGGATCTTCGTATTTACCATCATCTCTTAAATTTAAAAAAGGACTTTTTGTAAAAGGTGACTTCAAATATGAGAATGGAAGAATTGAATCCTTTAACTTTATCAACTTAATAAAATCAAAATTAGTCAGCAATCCTGTAATTTCTACTCCGATAGCCTTGAAAGAAAACCCATTGGAAGGTATCATCGTCTCTTCTTTCATACTGAAAGATACCAATATAATCATTGAATCCTTTCTCGCGAAGACCAAAAGAAAAGAAGAAATAAGCATTAAAGGAACGTTGTCCAGTGAAATGAATGCCAATTTAACTGCGAATTTAAAATTAACAGACCTGCCCCTAAAAGGGGATTTTATCTCAGCAAATAAAGACTCTGAAGGCTTTATTCATTTTCCAATTGAAATCAAAGGAAATTTACAAAAACCAGAGTGGTCCTTTCTTGGAAACACCCTAGATAAAATGATACAAAACTATTTACAAAGCGAAAAATCAAAAGTCATTGCTTCAGCCAAATCTACGGCAACAAGAGTTATTCAGAGTGAAATAGAAAAGCAAAAAAAGAATCTCGAAGAGGACGCAAAGAAAAAACTTCAAGGTCTGTTTAAATAATTTCAATTTATATGAATAATCATACTTTTCATTAGTGAATTCTGATGAGGGTAATCAAAATCCAAACTTTGCGAGGGTGCTTTGAAAATTTCATAGTTAAATCCTTTTAAGTTTTTCTTAACATTGCTAATTAAATCAAAATAATTCCACTTTTCAAAATTCGTAGATAAGAGTATTTTCCCCCCCTCCGAAACAAGCAAAGAAACATTTGTAAGCAATTCATCAAAATTTTTTTCAATTTGGAATACGCCAAATTTACTCCGACCAAAAGTAGGAGGATCAAGGACAATCAAATCCCACTTCTTTCTCTTCTTGACTGCAATTTTTAAAAAAACAAGACAGTCCTGCACCCAAAATCTGAATTTCTTTTCAGAGTCACTCGTTACCAAATCATTAATTTCAAAATTTTTCTGACTCCATTGAATAAATTTTTGACTCACATCAACGGTATCAATGCCGCTAGCTCCGCCAACGGCTGCCATCAAGCTAAAACCTCCAGTATAAGAAAATAAGTTTAAAATATTCTTACCCTTGGAGTTTTCAAAGACCCATCTTCGATTTTCCCTTTGGTCTAAAAAAAGCCCTGGAGAAAGTCCTTGATGGGTTCTTAACTCATATTTCGATCCATTTTCATAAGCAATCCATGAAATGGGCTCTATCACTTTTTCTCTTTTTTGCTCTTGAAGTCGAAAAATCCACAAATTGTTTTCATTAGGATCATCTCCTCGATTTTTCATTTGACGAATAAATACTGATTTTTTGAAAAACTTAGAAATTAATTCTATTACCTCGCCAGAAAAAGAAGCCTCTGAACTGTAGTCATAAAGATATAAATACTCCCCAAACTGGTCTAATTTTAATACAGGAATTTCTTGATGGAGCCAACGAAAACAATCATTTGAATCCACTTGATAATTGAGTTTTCGTTTTTCAAATGCCTCTAAAGTTATTTGAAGTTCTCGCTTTAAATTTAAAAATTGACTCGCGAACTCTTCGGCCCACAAAGGCAAATCCGACTCATATGATTTTCCGAAAAAAGTTAATTTACCAGAATGTAAACAAAGTCTATAGAAGGAAGTTCCCTGGTAAAGACTGTCTCCTAGAATGGGCATTTGAAGATTTTGACAGTGCAGGCGTATTTGGTGGGTTTTACCCGTATGTAGACGAACCGACCACAAGTACGTCTCTCCCATTTTTCTGACAAACGAGAACTCAGATTCAGCATTTGTCTGAGAATTTAAATGACTCTTATAAATTTTATCCTTTTGAGTTATCTCTGTTTTGAATAAAAAATGAGGTTTTTCTTCTGAGTGATTTTTCAATAAAGAGAAATGACACTTATCAAGTTCATGAACCCTAGAAAGATTAAATGGCCTATCCGTTAACAAGAGATATTCTTTAATAATCTCTTTATCTGCCTCTAATTGGCTGATTTTTTGAACACTCGACGCTTTGGCAAACAAAATAATCCCAGAAGTCGCCTGATCAAGCCTTGAAACTGGATACAACTTCTGTTTCAATTTTTCCGAAAGAAATTCTACCAGTCCATCCTTGCCTGAATCAACCGCATGGGTGTTTAATCCAATGGGCTTATTAAAAATAATAAATTCATCCGTCTCTTCATAACATAACCGCACCATTCACAGGATAGTACTGCAAAAACAGAGCAATGGCCATTTGTTACAGTGACACTATATTAAATTCCTAAGAATAATTTTTAAAAATTCAAATTAATTTGAATTTTTCCATAAAAGATATTGTTTTTATTTCTATATTTCACTAAAATAGGCGCCAGTATCTTAAGTGCGCCCTTAGCTCAGCTGGATAGAGTAATCGGCTTCGAACCGATTGGTCGGGAGTTCGAATCTCTCAGGGCGCACCATCCTAAAATTCCTAATAGGTCAAACTGACTTCGTTGCCACTTCGGGGCTTGCTTGTGCGACGTGGCTCACGCCACGCCTCCGCGCAAACCCCTCGGGCGCCTCGCATTTTGACCTATTAGGAATTTTAGGTGTGCTTGTCTCGTGGTTTTTTTTTAGAGGGGCTAAGGCAAAATCACTTAGTGAGCAGTGCCGAGTTATTTACGTCATTAAAGGTGGCGCCGTGAAGATTTTGGTTTTAAAAATTACGCCTCATGATTATAGGAGAAAATAATATGCCTTTAGGAAAAAAAGAACGTGAGTTTCTGGATAGTGAATTTGTAGTTGCAAAAAAGTATGGAAAATTGACCCCCGGTAAAGCACTAAAAATTTATCGTGAATTGCAAGGTTACACGCAGGCAGAGCTTGCGCAGAAATCTGGGCTTAAGCAGGCAACGATTTCTTCTTTGGAGCATGATCGTATCGTGATGGGCATTGACCGGGCTAAAATGCTTGGGCGGGCTCTTAAAGTCCACCCGGCGGTTCTTGCTTTTGCTGACTGGGATATGGATGCTGAGGCGGCCTAAAAGACATTAGGTGCATAGGCTTTGATTTTTGGTGTAAACGTCGGAATTAATTCAGCAAAAGTCTATTCAAGAAGGTTCCTGAAAACGGGAGCCTATAACGCCTAGTAAGTAGTTGTTTATCTACAGCCTCAAAATTTCATTTACCGGCCTGAAATTACTGCTGGAACAGCAGAGTCACCGGCTTGATCTAGTAAAAACATCCTGTGATGGCCATCGCCGATATGGTATGTTCCGTCAGGAAGAAAAGTAACTTTAACGGGATTATTTCGAGTATTAAAATTAAGCCGATTGCTTTTTTGACCGGAGCGGTACTAAGCAAATAAAAGGGCCCCAGATTATGGAGCCCTATTGATTTAGATTTTCTTAAAACCGAGGGTTAACAAATAGAATTCATGAGATCGACTAATTTCTGACAACCTTCACAGGCAATTCTATTATCAATATTTACAACTTCTCTATATCTATTTGCCCTATTCTTTTTATATCTATTGAGGCAGATCGGAGCGTTACTCTATCGTTGTTTTACGATCGATACACCGTTTTTACCTAAAACTTCCACTGATGTGAAATCAAAAATCATATAACTTTCCTGACCACCAGATAAAGTATATACCTGAGTTTTGTTCCCAGGGGTGCCATAGACAGGTTTAACTGGAACTAACTTTTCGCATTTAGGACCCCGTCCTTGTTGCAACATAAATAGAACAATCCTTGTGTGCTCGCTGCCGGAAAAAATAGTTTTCTGAGTTAAAATCCTGTGCATAATCGCGTAGTCCGCGGGTGCGCAATTTACTGGCTTTACAGTCAATTCAGCCGATGCATAACTTGCAGTAACAAAAAGCATTGAAAAGAATAGTTTCATAATGATCTCCTTTGTTGGGTAAATTTAAGGTCTAATATAACGGGTTCGAGACTAGTTTTAACGCATTGCATTTTAAAAGTCAATAAAAAGTTAAGTTTTATAACAAATTAGTTATTATTAGTAATATATGAAAATAACTAAAGGCCTGAAAACAAAAGAAAAAATCATCGAAATAGCTACTAAACATTTTTTTCAATTTGGCCTTTATGAGGTAACTTACCAAGGGATTGCTACCGAGGCTGGGCTCACACAACCAGCGATCTATAGACACTTTCAAAGCATGGATGATTTATTTTTAGCGGCCTGTCAGCACTGGGACGCTAAGGCAAGAGAAGTAGTGTACGAAGATTCTCGTAGTTTGGCACCAGCTACAACACAGCTCAAAAATTACGTAGAAAGGCATTTTACGTACACGGCGAAAAATCGTTCTCACGATAGCTTGGTTTTTGGACTTTACTATTATTCGATTCGTTC
The DNA window shown above is from Deltaproteobacteria bacterium and carries:
- a CDS encoding class I SAM-dependent methyltransferase, producing MVRLCYEETDEFIIFNKPIGLNTHAVDSGKDGLVEFLSEKLKQKLYPVSRLDQATSGIILFAKASSVQKISQLEADKEIIKEYLLLTDRPFNLSRVHELDKCHFSLLKNHSEEKPHFLFKTEITQKDKIYKSHLNSQTNAESEFSFVRKMGETYLWSVRLHTGKTHQIRLHCQNLQMPILGDSLYQGTSFYRLCLHSGKLTFFGKSYESDLPLWAEEFASQFLNLKRELQITLEAFEKRKLNYQVDSNDCFRWLHQEIPVLKLDQFGEYLYLYDYSSEASFSGEVIELISKFFKKSVFIRQMKNRGDDPNENNLWIFRLQEQKREKVIEPISWIAYENGSKYELRTHQGLSPGLFLDQRENRRWVFENSKGKNILNLFSYTGGFSLMAAVGGASGIDTVDVSQKFIQWSQKNFEINDLVTSDSEKKFRFWVQDCLVFLKIAVKKRKKWDLIVLDPPTFGRSKFGVFQIEKNFDELLTNVSLLVSEGGKILLSTNFEKWNYFDLISNVKKNLKGFNYEIFKAPSQSLDFDYPHQNSLMKSMIIHIN
- a CDS encoding helix-turn-helix transcriptional regulator encodes the protein MPLGKKEREFLDSEFVVAKKYGKLTPGKALKIYRELQGYTQAELAQKSGLKQATISSLEHDRIVMGIDRAKMLGRALKVHPAVLAFADWDMDAEAA
- a CDS encoding TetR/AcrR family transcriptional regulator, which gives rise to MKITKGLKTKEKIIEIATKHFFQFGLYEVTYQGIATEAGLTQPAIYRHFQSMDDLFLAACQHWDAKAREVVYEDSRSLAPATTQLKNYVERHFTYTAKNRSHDSLVFGLYYYSIRSKKMFAYYSELRSSAVKNLEVILKFGNIDGSWKVRDTASVAETTHSLIAGEIFKFLIQPMEESVTKRSARVLSAIKKIIR